From Camelina sativa cultivar DH55 chromosome 7, Cs, whole genome shotgun sequence, one genomic window encodes:
- the LOC104701091 gene encoding uncharacterized protein LOC104701091, whose protein sequence is MALRQKLGWSEGDLMRSDAKPCSRLMRQTAAIFTVGGAIGFWVLCRLHYGPRITVPRSLRWAGCGAVSVSTSTAMLVRLFSPECEPQNIAAYDHIKTPQASLP, encoded by the exons ATGGCGTTAAGGCAGAAGTTAGGATGGTCAGAGGGAGATCTAATGAGATCAGATGCTAAGCCATGTTCAAGACTGATGCGACAAACTGCTGCCATTTTCACTGTTGGTGGAGCTATTGGTTTCTGGGTTCTCTGCAGACTTCACTATg GTCCTAGGATCACAGTGCCAAGGAGTCTACGGTGGGCGGGGTGCGGTGCTGTGTCTGTGAGCACATCAACTGCGATGCTTGTCCGTCTCTTCAGCCCTGAATGTGAACCACAAAACATTGCTGCCTATGATCATATCAAAACCCCTCAAGCTTCACTCCCTTAA